One region of Dysidea avara chromosome 1, odDysAvar1.4, whole genome shotgun sequence genomic DNA includes:
- the LOC136246653 gene encoding uncharacterized protein: MSDFNVDSFLSDPSLQVVKSLKKSQLQQIATRLNLTFTSSTRKNELCRLVTQHLVDEELVSDEEIDESQSPVVDHSVVELKRLELQDREREREARVKLRELEVREKEMSLQLKLRELEAATVAPSTPSPGPPLPFDSVLIGKAREVYSAMSVEQSGQYDNVKQAILKAYELVPEAYRQNFRNCWKQDKQTYREFARDKEALFDRWCASKEVVKDFEKLRQLILVEEFKSCLPNSIKTYIDEQKADSLQQASVLADDYSLTHSSFSDSSHNSHNRGLHSDTTRTHADSKSTGSAVDTQRNMQRFTSGGPICNYCKWRGHVISECRTLEKRRNHPTGHSLVQAVNRPSPPSPKPQDLDSYRPFVSEGRVSLPEGGDTMAVKILRDTGATQSLIASHVLPLSDQTSAGASVLIQGVGLDVMRVPLHQMHLQSDLVSGPVVVGVRPSLPVKGVCLILGNDLAGGKVQPDLQVISNTEQILCSRPTTDGVSDTFPACVVTRAAAQRAQAQQNCAPTNQPDTGSDEGDDQAEDNLSIAQDVLDQAVESQSVLQDRGDQTDDDRGTVQDAGNLPVSSRQLIADQESDQEVNQLAQFAVSEEEAGRQAQCFYLKSGVLMRKWRPRDAPADEEWQVVHQIIVPRKYRGEVLSLAHESPMAGHLGVNKTYSRILTHFYWPHLRKDVSEFCKCCHVCQKVGKPNQTIPVAPLKPIPVCSEPFSQVIIDCVGPLPKTKSGNQYLLTIMCRFTRFPEAIPLRNIKAPRIAESLVKFFTLVGLPSLIQSDQGSNFMSSLTQQVTHQLGIKQCKSSAYHPETQGALERFHQTLKTMIRAYCSQFEKQWDQGIHLLLFAVREAVQESLGFSPFELVFGRTVRGPLKLLKEGWLTEEPPTNLLDQVSALRTRLTAAGELVQKNLKSAQTKMKCWYDKKAKLRTFNVGDKVLVLLPLKNHTLQARYSGPYLILKKVNDVDYVISTPDRRKTRRLCHVNMLKPYWEKVPTQSQNVHPTLMVAVEKPTEREGFPLGNDMTGDSVKLKNSGVLANLEVKMQHLTASKQTQLSSLLLEFADLFPDVPKQTTLAVHDVDVGDASPIKQHPYRVNPLKLEVVRQEIEYMLANHIIEPSQSQWSSPCVLVPKGDGSYRFCTDFCKVNLITKVDSYPIPRVEDCIDKIGGAEYVSKFDLLKGYWQVALTPRAKEVTAFVTPTGFFQYKVMPFGLKNAPATFQRMIHRVLAGLEGCEGYIDDIVIFSDTWEQHLQRIQQFLTRLRQAQLTVNLAKSEFGQACVTYLGHVVGRGGIKPIHAKVEAIMNFPRPSSKNQLMSFLGMVGFYRKFCKNFAVVAEPLTRLLQKKHSFVWKDDQQQAFS; the protein is encoded by the exons ATGTCAGATTTCAATGTTGACTCGTTTCTTAGCGATCCTTCGCTTCAAGTGGTAAAGTCGCTGAAGAAGTCTCAGCTACAGCAAATAGCCACAAGGCTTAACTTAACGTTCACTTCGTCTACTAGAAAGAATGAACTCTGTCGGTTAGTCACTCAACATTTAGTAGATGAAGAGCTAGTTTCCGATGAGGAGATCGATGAATCTCAATCCCCAGTTGTAGACCACAGTGTCGTAGAGTTGAAGCGTCTAGAACTTCAAGACCGTGAACGGGAACGAGAGGCTAGAGTGAAGCTTCGCGAGTTGGAAGTACGTGAgaaggaaatgtcactgcaacTGAAGTTGAGAGAATTAGAGGCAGCAACAGTAGCTCCTTCAACACCTTCCCCTGGACCTCCATTACCCTTTGAT AGTGTGCTTATTGGAAAGGCCAGGGAGGTGTATTCAGCTATGAGTGTGGAACAGAGTGGGCAGTATGACAATGTCAAGCAGGCTATTTTGAAGGCGTATGAGCTCGTTCCCGAAGCCTACCGTCAGAATTTTCGGAATTGTTGGAAGcaagacaaacaaacatacaggGAGTTTGCCAGGGACAAGGAAGCCTTGTTTGATCGTTGGTGTGCTTCTAAAGAAGTAGTAAAAGATTTTGAGAAGCTTCGCCAGCTCATACTTGTAGAAGAGTTTAAGAGTTGTTTGCCCAATAGTATCAAAACCTACATCGATGAGCAAAAGGCAGACAGTCTCCAGCAGGCATCAGTACTCGCTGACGACTACTCCCTAACCCATAGTTCTTTTTCGGACAGTTCACATAATTCGCACAATAGAGGGTTGCACAGTGACACTACTCGCACTCATGCCGATTCCAAGTCCACGGGTAGTGCAGTAGACACTCAGAGGAATATGCAAAGGTTTACCTCTGGTGGACCAATTTGTAATTATTGCAAATGGAGAGGGCATGTGATCTCAGAATGTCGCACTTTGGAAAAGAGGAGGAATCATCCTACTGGCCACTCATTGGTTCAAGCTGTGAATAGACCTTCCCCTCCTAGTCCCAAGCCACAGGACTTGGATAGTTATCGTCCGTTTGTATCAGAAGGGCGCGTGTCCCTTCCAGAGGGTGGAGATACTATGGCTGTGAAGATTTTACGTGACACTGGTGCCACACAGTCTCTTATTGCTTCCCATGTTTTGCCGTTGTCGGATCAGACTTCTGCTGGTGCAAGTGTGCTCATCCAAGGAGTAGGCCTGGATGTAATGAGAGTACCACTTCATCAGATGCACCTTCAGTCGGATTTGGTATCTGGCCCCGTAGTAGTAGGAGTCAGACCTAGCTTACCAGTGAAAGGTGTGTGTCTAATCCTGGGCAACGATCTGGCCGGTGGCAAGGTTCAACCTGACTTGCAAGTTATTAGCAACACTGAGCAAATACTGTGTTCAAGACCTACTACTGATGGGGTTTCGGACACTTTCCCAGCTTGTGTGGTGACAAGAGCAGCAGCGCAACGTGCTCAGGCACAACAGAATTGTGCACCTACCAACCAGCCAGATACTGGAAGTGACGAGGGAGATGACCAGGCTGAAGACAACCTGTCAATAGCGCAAGATGTACTTGACCAGGCTGTAGAGAGTCAGTCAGTACTGCAGGATCGAGGTGACCAGACTGATGATGATCGCGGAACAGTACAAGATGCAGGTAACCTTCCTGTATCTAGTAGGCAACTCATTGCTGATCAGGAGAGTGATCAAGAGGTTAACCAGTTGGCGCAGTTTGCTGTTAGTGAGGAAGAGGCTGGTCGTCAAGCACAATGTTTCTACCTTAAATCTGGTGTACTGATGAGGAAGTGGCGACCAAGAGATGCCCCTGCTGATGAGGAATGGCAGGTTGTCCACCAGATAATTGTACCCAGAAAGTACCGAGGAGAAGTGCTAAGTTTAGCTCATGAGTCACCCATGGCAGGCCATCTGGGCGTCAACAAGACGTACTCCAGAATTCTCACCCATTTCTATTGGCCACATCTAAGGAAGGACGTCTCCGAATTTTGTAAGTGTTGTCATGTATGTCAGAAGGTTGGTAAACCTAATCAAACGATTCCAGTGGCACCTCTTAAACCCATCCCAGTGTGTAGTGAGCCTTTCAGTCAGGTCATTATTGATTGTGTTGGTCCTTTACCAAAGACTAAGTCAGGTAACCAGTATTTGCTCACAATTATGTGCAGATTTACACGCTTTCCAGAGGCTATCCCTCTTCGTAACATTAAGGCACCCCGAATAGCCGAGTCTCTTGTAAAGTTTTTCACCCTTGTTGGCCTACCTTCCCTGATACAGTCTGATCAAGGCTCCAATTTTATGTCTAGTCTCACGCAACAGGTTACACACCAATTAGGGATTAAGCAATGCAAATCCTCTGCTTATCACCCTGAGACCCAAGGAGCACTTGAACGCTTTCATCAGACTCTGAAAACTATGATTCGTGCGTACTGTTCTCAATTTGAGAAGCAATGGGACCAGGGGATTCACTTGTTACTTTTTGCCGTGCGAGAAGCTGTCCAGGAATCATTGGGTTTCAGTCCTTTTGAATTAGTTTTTGGCCGGACAGTCCGTGGCCCTTTAAAGCTATTGAAGGAAGGCTGGCTTACAGAAGAACCTCCCACAAACCTGCTGGATCAGGTTTCGGCCCTCCGTACCAGGCTTACAGCTGCTGGCGAACTCGTTCAGAAGAACTTGAAATCTGCCCAAACCAAGATGAAGTGTTGGTATGACAAGAAAGCAAAATTACGCACTTTCAATGTAGGCGACAAAGTTCTGGTATTGTTGCCACTTAAGAATCACACACTTCAGGCCAGGTATTCTGGTCCTTATTTGATATTGAAGAAAGTGAATGATGTTGATTATGTCATCAGTACCCCTGACAGACGTAAGACTCGTCGCCTTTGTCATGTCAATATGTTGAAACCGTACTGGGAGAAGGTTCCAACACAGAGCCAAAACGTTCACCCAACTTTGATGGTAGCTGTTGAGAAGCCAACAGAAAGGGAAGGGTTCCCTCTGGGTAACGACATGACAGGAGATAGCGTCAAGCTGAAGAACTCTGGTGTTTTAGCCAACTTAGAAGTGAAGATGCAGCACCTTACAGCTTCCAAGCAGACTCAACTTTCTTCCCTGCTCTTGGAGTTTGCAGACTTATTTCCAGATGTGCCGAAGCAGACTACCTTAGCAGTTCATGATGTAGATGTTGGAGATGCTAGTCCCATTAAGCAGCACCCGTATCGGGTCAACCCATTGAAGCTAGAAGTGGTGAGACAGGAGATTGAGTACATGTTGGCTAACCATATTATAGAACCAAGCCAGAGTCAATGGAGTTCTCCCTGCGTGCTCGTTCCGAAGGGGGACGGAAGTTACAGATTTTGCACTGATTTCTGCAAGGTGAATCTGATCACTAAAGTGGATTCATACCCCATTCCCCGCGTGGAGGACTGCATAGACAAGATTGGTGGTGCCGAGTACGTTAGCAAGTTTGATCTTCTGAAGGGATACTGGCAGGTTGCCTTAACACCTCGCGCAAAGGAAGTAACAGCATTCGTGACTCCTACTGGTTTCTTTCAGTATAAAGTGATGCCTTTCGGGTTAAAGAATGCGCCAGCAACATTTCAGAGAATGATCCACCGAGTTCTTGCCGGCCTAGAAGGATGTGAAGGGTACATTGACGACATCGTTATTTTTAGTGATACCTGGGAGCAGCACCTACAGCGGATTCAGCAGTTTTTGACGCGGCTCAGGCAAGCTCAGCTCACTGTCAATTTAGCCAAGAGTGAGTTTGGTCAGGCATGTGTAACTTACTTAGGCCATGTTGTTGGTAGAGGGGGAATTAAACCCATTCATGCCAAGGTAGAGGCAATAATGAACTTTCCTAGACCCAGTAGCAAGAACCAACTAATGAGTTTCTTGGGCATGGTAGGCTTCTATCGGAAGTTTTGCAAGAACTTTGCAGTTGTGGCTGAACCTCTTACCCGACTCCTTCAGAAGAAACACAGCTTTGTGTGGAAAGATGACCAGCAGCAAGCTTTCTCTTGA